The following are encoded in a window of Chryseobacterium sp. genomic DNA:
- a CDS encoding glucose-1-phosphate adenylyltransferase, which produces MKANVISIVLGGGRGTRLFPLTDSRSKPAVPIAGKYRLVDIPISNCLNSGYNKILVLTQFNSASLNSHIKNSYHFDIFSKGFVDILAAEQNVGNESWYQGTADAVRQSMKHLSKYDYDYILVLSGDQLYQMNFRQMIDFHCENDADITIATIPVNAKDATGFGILKSDDSGNITSFIEKPLPEMLVDWKSEVSEKSHSEGKDYLASMGIYVFSKNVLRTLFEENSGDDFGKDIIPASIGRLKMMSYQYEGYWTDIGTIQSFYEANIDLCQDFPKFNLFSTSPIFTRARMLPPSKIMGSYVSKAVFGDGCIVMADKIENSIVGNRTRIDKGSTVVNSYIMGTDYYQPTDEIVKNDQQGRPNLGIGKYCYIERAIIDKNCAIGDNVRIIGGHHVPDGDFETHSIKEGIVVLKKGAVIPAGTHIP; this is translated from the coding sequence ATGAAAGCAAATGTAATATCAATCGTGTTGGGAGGAGGTCGCGGTACCCGCCTGTTTCCACTTACGGATTCCCGGTCAAAACCTGCAGTTCCTATTGCGGGTAAATACAGGTTGGTTGATATTCCGATCTCCAACTGCCTCAATTCCGGTTATAATAAGATTCTTGTCCTTACACAGTTTAATTCGGCGTCCCTCAATTCTCATATCAAGAATTCTTATCATTTTGATATTTTCAGCAAAGGTTTTGTGGATATTCTGGCTGCAGAACAGAATGTAGGCAACGAGAGCTGGTATCAGGGCACCGCGGATGCGGTACGCCAGTCCATGAAGCACCTTAGCAAGTATGATTATGATTATATACTTGTATTGTCGGGTGATCAGCTTTACCAGATGAATTTTCGCCAGATGATCGATTTCCACTGCGAAAATGATGCTGATATTACCATAGCCACCATTCCTGTGAACGCGAAGGATGCGACAGGATTCGGGATCCTTAAATCCGATGACAGCGGTAACATCACCTCTTTTATTGAGAAGCCTTTGCCGGAAATGTTGGTCGACTGGAAATCTGAGGTGTCCGAAAAAAGCCACAGTGAAGGCAAGGATTACCTGGCGTCTATGGGTATTTATGTTTTCAGCAAAAATGTTCTGCGTACCCTGTTTGAGGAGAATTCCGGCGATGATTTCGGTAAAGACATTATTCCGGCTTCCATTGGAAGGCTCAAGATGATGAGTTATCAGTATGAAGGTTACTGGACTGATATCGGAACCATTCAGAGCTTCTATGAAGCTAATATTGACCTTTGTCAGGATTTCCCGAAATTTAACCTGTTCAGTACCTCACCGATTTTTACCAGGGCACGCATGCTTCCGCCATCAAAAATTATGGGTTCCTATGTGAGTAAAGCCGTCTTTGGTGACGGCTGTATCGTAATGGCTGATAAGATTGAAAATTCAATCGTCGGCAACCGTACCCGCATTGACAAAGGAAGCACAGTGGTCAATTCCTATATTATGGGTACTGATTACTATCAGCCTACAGATGAGATTGTAAAAAATGATCAGCAGGGCCGGCCTAACCTGGGTATTGGGAAATATTGCTATATAGAGCGCGCTATTATTGATAAGAACTGCGCAATTGGCGATAACGTCCGCATTATCGGCGGGCATCATGTGCCGGACGGCGATTTTGAGACCCATTCCATCAAGGAGGGAATAGTAGTGCTGAAAAAAGGTGCTGTGATACCCGCCGGGACCCATATTCCATAA
- a CDS encoding polyketide cyclase — protein MRIIKFGLLVIVLILGIYAAVMYYFVEESNSFKVEKEINYPVEKVFPQFNRLQNFTRWNDYFSSSRTMRIEYYRPYEGKDAAISFKDEANDRSGELFIRYHNPERTLRMQVFEGKESNPTLIDIKFIRSGPQKTRIIWNIHTPKQKLFTRITNLWTEDEFTENLNRSMANLNGLLSNKVEKDELISSIKYDSLMVEQQEGQLLLGINVSSSGSKDALFRNIVLNHNKIYNFVLNDLDKRDDEFGYAVLITDADNFKDKDISYFLGIPLSKRVGISDNSFSFRTLNETLSYVIYYEGSYSGRVRAIQKLLQNAKTENVRHGDLQQVFLEIPETENNVRMKLILPVFR, from the coding sequence ATGCGAATTATCAAATTTGGTCTCCTTGTTATCGTTCTGATTCTGGGTATCTATGCCGCCGTGATGTATTACTTTGTTGAAGAAAGTAACAGCTTCAAGGTAGAGAAAGAAATTAATTATCCTGTCGAGAAGGTTTTTCCGCAGTTTAACCGTCTGCAGAATTTTACGCGCTGGAATGATTACTTTTCCTCGTCGCGGACCATGAGAATTGAATACTACCGGCCTTATGAGGGCAAGGATGCTGCGATAAGTTTCAAAGATGAAGCAAATGACAGGAGTGGTGAGCTGTTCATCAGGTATCACAACCCGGAACGCACCCTGCGCATGCAGGTTTTTGAGGGCAAAGAAAGCAATCCCACACTTATCGACATAAAATTCATCAGATCAGGGCCGCAAAAAACACGCATCATCTGGAACATCCATACGCCCAAACAGAAACTGTTCACGCGGATCACCAACCTGTGGACAGAAGATGAATTCACAGAAAATCTGAACAGAAGCATGGCCAACCTCAATGGTTTGCTGAGCAACAAGGTGGAGAAGGATGAGCTGATCAGCAGTATAAAATATGACAGCCTGATGGTGGAACAGCAGGAGGGCCAGCTTTTACTGGGAATCAATGTTTCGTCCTCCGGCAGCAAAGATGCGCTTTTCCGCAATATTGTGCTCAACCACAACAAAATATATAATTTTGTGCTGAATGACCTGGATAAACGTGACGATGAGTTTGGATATGCGGTTCTCATTACCGACGCCGATAATTTCAAAGACAAGGACATCTCTTATTTCCTGGGCATTCCACTTTCAAAAAGAGTAGGCATCTCGGACAACAGCTTTTCTTTCAGAACCCTTAACGAAACCTTGTCTTATGTAATTTATTACGAAGGTTCGTACAGCGGACGCGTGCGTGCCATACAAAAGCTGCTTCAGAACGCAAAAACAGAAAATGTCCGTCACGGAGATCTTCAGCAGGTGTTTTTGGAGATTCCCGAAACGGAAAATAACGTACGGATGAAGCTGATTTTACCAGTATTCAGGTAG
- a CDS encoding 2-oxoglutarate dehydrogenase E1 component, which produces MDKFSFLNAAHSQLIEDLYQQYLKYPDSVEPSWKSFFQGFDFALESYADEEAGMEQAAPASVAAVSGGITGTEIPEDIKKEFKVLNLIEAYRHRGHLFTNTNPVRERRHYEPTLDIENFGLTQADLNVKFNSAAETGLSGAATLQQIIDHLRKIYCESIGVEYMHINNEEEKKFIREWLQVNENHAQLTAEEKTEILHKLNQAVAFENYLHTKFVGQKRFSLEGGESLIPALDQLISRSSQLGVDEVVLGMAHRGRLNVLTNIFGKSYKQIFSEFEGKEFEEDVFSGDVKYHLGSSKKVKTASGEEVSINLTPNPSHLETVAALVEGICRAKVDDKYKDYKKVLPIVIHGDGAIAGQGIVYEIAQMMTLEGYKTGGTVHIVVNNQVSFTTNYLDARSSTYCTDIAKVTESPVMHINADDVEAVVHAMRFAADFRAQFGKDVYIDLLGYRKYGHNEGDEPRFTQPNLYKSISKHPNPREIYKAELKKENIVSDEVLKKMETEFKALLDEDFDASKEIERNTMDIFMEDDWKSFPLCPRGGMQNSVDTTYDLGQLKELAVKMSTLPSDKKFINKITRLYETRKKMIEANSLDWALGEWLAYATLLTEGNNVRISGEDVERGTFSHRHAVVKTEDTEEEFIPLKHISDSRFDVFNSHLSEYAVLGFDYGYAMASPNTLTIWEAQFGDFVNGAQIIVDQYLAAAEEKWKIQNGLVMLLPHGSEGQGAEHSSARLERFLTLCANENMIVANCTTPANYFHLLRRQLKFNFRKPLVVMTPKSLLRHPRVVSPLEDLAQGSFQPILDDAQAEASKVEKLVLCTGKLYYELLAKKEELACENIALVRLEQLYPLQQDKVEEILAKYSNRKQLIWAQEEPENMGAWTYILRNFREQGIEVIAPVPSGTPAPGSHKMFERNQNTIINRVFDRKDEPAKRPVTA; this is translated from the coding sequence ATGGATAAATTTTCATTCCTGAACGCTGCTCATTCGCAGTTAATTGAAGACCTGTACCAACAATATTTAAAATATCCCGATTCTGTAGAACCTTCCTGGAAATCCTTTTTTCAGGGCTTTGATTTCGCGCTTGAGAGTTATGCGGATGAAGAAGCAGGTATGGAGCAGGCAGCGCCGGCAAGTGTAGCAGCAGTTTCCGGCGGAATTACCGGTACAGAAATCCCCGAAGACATCAAAAAGGAGTTTAAGGTGCTGAATCTGATTGAAGCTTACAGGCACCGTGGACATCTCTTTACCAATACCAATCCGGTACGCGAAAGAAGACATTATGAGCCAACTCTCGATATTGAAAACTTCGGACTTACACAGGCAGATCTGAACGTAAAATTCAATTCGGCGGCCGAGACAGGACTCAGCGGCGCGGCTACACTGCAGCAGATCATAGACCATCTGCGGAAAATATACTGCGAATCGATCGGTGTGGAGTATATGCACATCAATAATGAGGAGGAGAAGAAGTTTATCCGCGAATGGCTTCAGGTGAATGAAAATCATGCACAGCTTACTGCTGAAGAGAAAACTGAGATCCTGCATAAACTTAACCAGGCTGTTGCTTTTGAGAATTACCTTCATACCAAATTTGTAGGTCAGAAAAGATTCTCACTGGAAGGGGGTGAATCATTGATCCCGGCGCTGGACCAGCTCATCAGCCGGTCTTCCCAGTTAGGTGTGGACGAAGTGGTACTTGGTATGGCACACCGTGGCCGTCTGAATGTACTGACCAATATATTCGGTAAGTCTTACAAGCAGATTTTCTCCGAGTTCGAAGGTAAAGAATTTGAGGAAGATGTATTTTCCGGTGACGTGAAGTATCACCTCGGATCATCCAAAAAAGTGAAGACTGCTTCCGGCGAGGAAGTTTCCATTAACCTGACACCCAACCCTTCGCACCTGGAAACGGTTGCGGCTTTGGTAGAAGGTATCTGCCGCGCCAAAGTGGATGATAAATACAAAGATTACAAAAAAGTACTGCCTATCGTTATTCATGGCGACGGTGCTATTGCCGGACAGGGTATCGTTTATGAGATTGCCCAGATGATGACGCTGGAAGGATACAAAACCGGTGGGACAGTTCACATAGTGGTGAACAACCAGGTTTCCTTTACCACAAACTATCTGGATGCACGTTCATCTACCTACTGTACAGATATTGCCAAAGTAACCGAATCTCCGGTAATGCACATCAATGCGGACGATGTGGAAGCTGTAGTTCATGCCATGCGCTTTGCGGCCGACTTCCGGGCACAGTTCGGAAAAGATGTGTACATAGACCTGTTGGGTTACAGAAAATATGGTCATAACGAAGGCGATGAACCCCGTTTTACACAGCCTAACCTGTATAAATCCATTTCCAAGCATCCTAATCCAAGGGAAATCTATAAGGCTGAGCTTAAAAAGGAAAATATCGTTTCGGATGAGGTGCTGAAGAAAATGGAAACTGAATTTAAGGCACTACTTGATGAGGATTTTGATGCATCCAAGGAGATTGAAAGGAATACCATGGACATCTTTATGGAAGACGACTGGAAATCCTTCCCGCTTTGTCCGAGAGGCGGAATGCAGAATTCGGTGGATACGACTTATGACCTGGGTCAGCTGAAGGAACTGGCGGTTAAAATGTCAACACTTCCGTCCGACAAGAAATTCATCAACAAAATTACCCGTCTATACGAAACACGTAAAAAGATGATTGAGGCCAACTCCCTGGACTGGGCACTGGGTGAATGGCTTGCTTATGCCACGCTTCTTACAGAAGGTAATAACGTACGGATCTCCGGTGAGGATGTGGAAAGAGGTACCTTCTCCCACCGTCACGCCGTAGTGAAAACGGAAGATACTGAGGAAGAATTTATCCCGCTGAAACATATTTCTGACAGCAGATTTGACGTATTTAACTCGCACCTTTCCGAGTATGCTGTTTTAGGTTTTGATTACGGTTATGCCATGGCCTCTCCAAATACGCTGACGATTTGGGAAGCTCAGTTTGGTGACTTTGTTAATGGTGCCCAGATTATTGTAGACCAATATCTGGCTGCCGCCGAGGAAAAATGGAAAATCCAGAATGGTCTTGTGATGCTTCTGCCACACGGATCCGAAGGTCAGGGTGCCGAGCACTCTTCGGCGCGTTTGGAGCGTTTCCTTACCCTTTGTGCCAATGAAAATATGATAGTGGCCAACTGTACTACGCCAGCCAACTATTTCCACCTGCTTAGAAGACAGCTGAAATTCAATTTCCGTAAACCACTGGTGGTGATGACGCCAAAGTCGCTGCTCAGACATCCACGCGTTGTGTCGCCGCTGGAAGATCTTGCACAGGGAAGTTTCCAGCCCATTCTGGATGATGCCCAGGCCGAAGCTTCAAAAGTGGAAAAACTGGTGCTTTGTACGGGTAAGCTTTATTATGAACTTCTGGCGAAGAAAGAAGAACTGGCCTGTGAGAATATAGCACTTGTAAGACTGGAGCAGCTTTATCCGCTGCAACAGGATAAGGTAGAAGAAATCCTGGCAAAATACAGTAACCGCAAACAACTGATCTGGGCTCAGGAAGAGCCCGAAAACATGGGTGCCTGGACGTATATTTTAAGGAATTTCCGCGAACAGGGAATTGAGGTTATTGCGCCGGTTCCAAGCGGTACACCAGCACCGGGAAGTCACAAAATGTTCGAAAGAAATCAAAATACAATTATAAACAGGGTTTTTGACCGTAAGGACGAACCTGCAAAGAGACCGGTAACTGCCTAA